Proteins found in one Planococcus citri chromosome 2, ihPlaCitr1.1, whole genome shotgun sequence genomic segment:
- the Trp1 gene encoding translocation protein SEC62: MAEKRKVKRKRDEDFDFDNKKIPKPSKDEIAVAKWLKKNVPVKKTKFAGHNVEYFTGSKAVDALLDSEWSRKKGDKDPFFNTRQDIIHFLNNMLRHKLFHRAKKVPVSEQELKAKMKKKDKKFGEKDDKKRKEEETAESSHAEGKDAEDKTKIGAQDDRQKKCKKIKLEMHFEQMFVDNLDAYVWIYDPIPIYYWVIGAFFVLGGILICLFPLWPPSVRMGVQYLSMAAAGLLILILALAVIRLIIFCIVWLLTCGTLHLWLLPNLTEDVGFFASFWPLYEYKYGKQTDKGKDKKKKKKVKYSDNEDDAGNEKEKKGKKQKNSNDDRSDYEPLDGAYDQVSSFEGDANTEEYDLEENDNRERNDDSDEGDDDTQGDTNDDLEVDTEDDDNLETYDDSKNTKSSKKSPKNSNKDNHPSDKKAKKSKGKASISRNDSEETDTESSSQHSQTGKDFEIIDKEDSDVKS; this comes from the exons ATGGCTGAAAAACGTAAGGTGAAAAGGAAAAGAGATGAG GATTTCGATTTCGACAATAAGAAGATACCGAAACCATCTAAAGATGAAATCGCAGTGGCCAAATGGTTAAAGAAGAATGTTCCTGTGAAGAAAACTAAATTTGCCGGACACAATGTCGAATATTTTACTG GTTCCAAAGCTGTTGATGCGCTTTTAGATTCAGAATGGAGCCGAAAAAAAGGCGACAAAGATCCTTTCTTCAATACCCGTCAAGATATTATCCATTTCCTAAACAA TATGTTACGGCATAAACTTTTCCACCGGGCGAAAAAAGTTCCGGTCTCTGAACAAGAACTTAAAgccaaaatgaagaaaaaagataaaaaattcgGCGAAAAGGatgataaaaaaagaaaagaagaagaaacagCCGAAAGCAGTCATGCTGAAGGAAAAGATGCCGAAGATAAAACAAAAATAGGAGCA CAGGATGATCGTCagaagaaatgtaaaaaaattaaactcgaaATGCATTTTGAACAAATGTTTGTCGATAATTTAGACGCATATGTTTGGATTTATGACCCCATACCAATTTATTATTGGGTAATTGGAGCATTTTTTGTCTTGGGAGGCATTTTAATCTGCCTGTTTCCTTTATGGCCACCTTCTGTTCg aatggGAGTGCAATATTTAAGCATGGCGGCTGCTGGTCTTCTGATCTTAATATTAGCTTTAGCTGTTATACGTTTAATAATATTCTGTATAGTTTGGTTGTTAACGTGTGGAACTTTGCATCTATGGTTACTTCCAAATTTAACCGAAGATGTTGGATTCTTCGCTTCCTTCTGGCCCCTGTATGAG TACAAATACGGTAAACAAACTGATAAAGGTaaagataaaaagaaaaagaaaaaagtcaaatattCCGATAACGAAGACGACGCAGGTAACGAAAAGGAAAAGAAAGGAAAGAAACAGAAGAACAGTAATGATGATCGATCAGATTACGAACCACTGGATGGCGCTTATGATCAAGTATCGTCGTTCGAAGGTGACGCTAATACTGAGGAATATGATTTAGAAGAGAATGATAATAGAGAACGAAATGACGATTCGGATGAAGGCGACGATGATACTCAAGGCGATACTAACGATGATTTGGAAGTCGATACCGAAGACGATGATAATCTGGAAACGTACGATGATTCGAAAAATACTAAATCGTCCAAAAAAAGtcccaaaaattccaacaaagaTAATCATCCTAGTgacaaaaaagctaaaaaatcaAAGGGCAAAGCCAG TATATCAAGAAATGATTCAGAAGAAACCGATACAGAATCCAGTAGCCAACATTCTCAAACAGGCAAAGATTTCGAAATTATTGATAAAGAAGATTCTGACGTCAAATCATAA